One genomic segment of bacterium includes these proteins:
- a CDS encoding ketoacyl-ACP synthase III, with translation MRSKILGTGSKLPEGMLSNADLEKIIDTSDEWIKTRSGVSYRRLSDKNTPTSELAYEASKRALEMAGIDAEELDAILVGTVTPDHAFPSTACILQHKLGARKVLAYDFSAGCTGFIYGLKQADAMIRSGYARYVLIVGVEELTKILNWTDRGTCFLFGDGAGAAVVGPSDDNSGIKAIYTASDGSLGYLLYQPAGGTVKPASLKTAANLEHTIVMYGNEVFKHAVRQMEEAALKGLELSGLSMDELDWLIPHQANIRIIDFLARRLKLPMEKVVVTIDKYGNTSAASIPISLDEAVRDGRIKSGQNVLMVAFGAGFTWGSVMVTM, from the coding sequence TTGAGGTCAAAAATTCTCGGCACAGGGTCAAAGTTACCTGAGGGTATGTTATCCAACGCTGATCTCGAGAAGATCATTGACACATCTGATGAATGGATAAAGACGAGAAGCGGGGTAAGCTATCGCAGGCTTAGTGACAAAAACACTCCTACTTCCGAACTGGCATACGAAGCATCCAAAAGGGCGCTTGAGATGGCAGGCATAGATGCCGAGGAACTCGATGCGATACTGGTTGGCACAGTAACACCTGACCACGCTTTCCCATCCACTGCGTGCATACTACAGCACAAACTTGGCGCGAGGAAAGTTTTGGCATACGACTTTTCCGCTGGTTGCACAGGATTTATTTACGGGCTCAAGCAGGCAGACGCAATGATAAGGTCGGGTTATGCAAGGTATGTTCTCATTGTAGGAGTCGAAGAACTAACGAAAATATTAAATTGGACCGACAGAGGAACATGCTTTCTTTTTGGCGATGGTGCTGGTGCAGCGGTTGTTGGACCATCCGATGACAATAGCGGCATCAAGGCTATCTACACAGCATCAGATGGTTCACTGGGATACCTTCTATATCAGCCAGCTGGTGGCACAGTAAAACCTGCCTCATTAAAAACAGCAGCAAACCTCGAGCACACCATCGTCATGTACGGTAATGAGGTGTTCAAGCACGCAGTTCGTCAGATGGAGGAAGCCGCGCTAAAAGGACTTGAGCTATCCGGACTATCCATGGACGAACTCGACTGGCTAATCCCCCACCAAGCGAACATAAGAATAATCGACTTCCTTGCGAGGCGGCTTAAGTTGCCCATGGAAAAAGTAGTCGTAACCATCGACAAATACGGAAACACCTCCGCAGCGTCCATCCCGATATCACTTGACGAAGCCGTTCGAGATGGCAGGATAAAAAGCGGACAAAATGTTTTGATGGTCGCCTTCGGAGCGGGATTCACCTGGGGAAGCGTCATGGTGACCATGTAG
- the rpmF gene encoding 50S ribosomal protein L32 has translation MAVPKKRQSNTRTRKRRTHYKIQAVNYVECPNCHEPKLPHRVCPHCGYYDGMPIISTKKKEK, from the coding sequence ATGGCTGTTCCTAAAAAAAGGCAATCGAACACCAGAACGAGAAAGCGAAGGACACACTACAAAATACAAGCGGTAAACTATGTTGAATGTCCCAATTGCCACGAGCCAAAACTTCCTCATAGAGTGTGCCCTCACTGCGGATACTACGATGGGATGCCCATAATCTCAACCAAGAAAAAGGAGAAGTAA
- the plsX gene encoding phosphate acyltransferase PlsX, translated as MPSLRILRWDAHNLNQEKGEVTTVSIGDDILRRAAEIARKSGKADEMVTVAVDAAGGDKGMLVNIEAAYRAIKRVPKLKIVLVGHQAKIREHLTQLNVPSDRVEIVHAEKTVEMGSSAIEAARDSETSIAKGVELIRQRQADAFISVGHTGAVAASAVLRLGMLSGIERPGILALFPTMGGHQIAVIDVGATTDCKPHNLVQFAVIGSEYVKHLLGYENPKIGLLSIGEEPSKGNAVVKKAHAILKEFAETLGINFVGNIEGRDILSGCVDVLVCDGFVGNILLKYTESIYSIVRQLMHKGRRISILSLIGFAFLYPAIRRTLRNYNYAEYGGAPLLGVDGNIIVGHGLSSSKAIQNAIIMAYEMALVNLPLELRKAAKKLEVLNIEVKNSRHRVKVT; from the coding sequence GTGCCCTCACTGCGGATACTACGATGGGATGCCCATAATCTCAACCAAGAAAAAGGAGAAGTAACCACGGTATCCATAGGCGATGACATATTAAGAAGAGCCGCCGAGATAGCAAGAAAATCGGGAAAAGCCGACGAAATGGTTACCGTTGCGGTGGACGCCGCCGGCGGTGATAAGGGGATGCTTGTCAACATCGAAGCTGCATATAGGGCGATAAAGCGGGTGCCAAAGCTTAAAATAGTGCTTGTCGGTCATCAGGCTAAAATAAGGGAACACCTTACGCAACTGAATGTACCCAGTGACAGAGTAGAAATAGTCCACGCGGAAAAGACTGTTGAGATGGGAAGCTCAGCCATAGAGGCTGCCAGAGACAGCGAAACATCGATAGCCAAAGGAGTTGAACTCATAAGGCAACGCCAAGCCGATGCGTTCATAAGCGTAGGACACACGGGTGCAGTGGCTGCGTCGGCTGTTTTAAGACTCGGGATGCTTAGTGGAATCGAGCGCCCCGGAATACTCGCTCTTTTCCCTACCATGGGCGGACATCAAATCGCAGTAATAGATGTCGGCGCTACTACAGATTGCAAACCGCACAATCTCGTCCAGTTCGCAGTCATCGGGTCGGAATATGTAAAACACCTTCTTGGTTATGAAAATCCCAAAATAGGACTTCTATCCATAGGCGAGGAACCATCGAAGGGCAACGCAGTCGTCAAAAAAGCGCACGCTATACTGAAGGAATTCGCGGAAACGCTTGGAATAAATTTCGTCGGAAACATTGAGGGCAGGGACATACTTTCCGGGTGTGTGGATGTTCTGGTCTGCGATGGATTCGTTGGTAACATTCTTCTCAAATATACCGAGAGCATATATTCTATCGTTAGGCAACTCATGCACAAAGGGCGAAGGATATCAATCCTTTCGCTTATAGGTTTCGCGTTCCTATACCCAGCTATAAGAAGAACATTACGAAATTACAACTATGCCGAATATGGCGGGGCACCTCTTTTGGGCGTTGATGGAAACATTATTGTAGGTCATGGGCTCAGCTCATCGAAAGCTATCCAAAACGCCATAATAATGGCATACGAGATGGCATTGGTTAATCTTCCATTAGAACTAAGAAAGGCAGCCAAAAAACTGGAGGTTCTTAACATTGAGGTCAAAAATTCTCGGCACAGGGTCAAAGTTACCTGA